The window CAAACTGGATGGACCTGATTGGTCTTCAAATTTGTACATTCAGACAAGGGACTAACTCTGGGACCTCCCTGGTCTGTGACTCGGTGGGTTTACCCAGTCAGTAGCGGAGTCGAAGGCCTCTGTATGACTTCATATCTACAGTAACgtattgactctgaactgccctctgaaatgacccagGAAAGTGGCAACTTACCACCGAAGGGCAGTCAATGATGCACAATTAATGCAAGACTTGCCAGCAACATTCAGATCTCAAAACTGTCTTTTGCTTTTTATAATCGACGCAGAAATGGGGACACAAACAGGACTTTTATCCAAATTCAGTCCACGTTTATTTTCAGACTTCATTGAAATGGTGAGAGTTGAAAGATAATTGATAGTTGAATGGATATGTTCCACTTTGCTGCATAGAGCTTATCCACTGCCCGGTCTTGACCATCAGCACGCACCGATTAATCTCTCCAACCCCATCCCACACCATGTGATCTCCAGGGAGAGGTGAAAAGGATGTTGTTCCCACTCGTGTTGTTCCAGTTTGAATGAAAATTCTTCCCAATCCTTTTTCTGAACTGGTACcagtgacaccctttaatttgcAGTGAGCTGAGGGGACCTTATACAAATAGTTTGGTGAGGGCCATCGCAGGATTGGTTTGGGAACTTAGAGCAAGTGGTACATCAGCTCTGATATATATACAtgcagcacaacatcgagggccgaagggcctgtactgtgctgtaatgttctatatatggagggggatggggatgggagaaaGGGACTGGGGGGATGGATGGACTGCAATGGCCTACTTTGTCGGGGGGTAATCTCTTAGCGCATGACCTCTTCTTTACGACATTTATTTCATGTTGTACTCTGGAGGGCACACCCACGTGATCCCTCACCTTCCTTGCTCCTATGCAATGTTCAGTTGTAGCACACAAGCCTAGCTTGTTGACACACAAAGACAACCCAGAACAAGGAAACAACAGACCAAACATTCCCTCACAATCCCCAAGAGACACCCAGGtgggaggtggaggtggtgaGGAGTGAGGAGGTCCTAGTTTGTAAAGGATCAGCTTGATCCTTTCGAGCCTTCTCCATGCATGGTTGGTGACAaaacaagttggactgaggatGAGGAGGCTGGAGGGAGCCTGTCTGGAAACAAATGCTTAAATGACCAGGGACAGACATGATAAAAGGGAGCATTGTCCGTGAGTGCCACATTACTGCTCAACCCTAAACTGATGGACATTACATCGGAACAGTCAGAGCATTAATCAGGAGCAAGTAGGATCCATATCCACTTCAACTTCCTGTTTGCTTCTAACACTGGTGCCAATAAACAATAGTCACTGCTATCAATTTGTTCTTGGAGGTAGACTCTGTTCCTTTGCACGGTTCACCCTTCTCACCCTGAGGCTTAGTTGGGTAGTCTCCAGCCATGCGTGGAGCTTGTTGGAATGAAAACTGAAGATTCCCTGACAGAAAGGTTGGGTCATCTTTAATCCCCAAGGCAATTAACCTTCGTCACGAGCTCCTGAAATCAGCCTGGCAGTATTTGACACCAGAATGAAGGAGAAGCATGGGTTTGAGGTCAGGGAAGGGTTAACCAGAGCTACCACCTTCTGTGACATTCCATAGTATCCTGGAGATCAGGAAACCCAGATCTGGAAAGAAAAATAGAGAGAGTGCAGCTCCGGCTAAACCCTCAGAGCTCCTACAGTGGATTGGAGAGAGTCCGGCAATATGACCGAGTCGATCAATCCGGTAACCAGCACCCCCACATCCTGAAGAGATTCACGATCAGCTCAGTGTGGATCACCCACCCGTAAAAGTGAAGTACAGAATATGACAAGGTGCCGACTGCTGTGCTGTTCACCTGCTGCTGAATGTGGCAGCAAGAGTGTTACCCCCCACCATCCTTAATGCATCAATGGGAAGCATCGTGTCACCTTGACTGAGAGACCCAGGAGAGGCTCCCCATCCTGTTTGTTGAGATCCCAAACCATCATACCCTCTGTCTGCAAACATGTGGTCTTACCCTGCAAGTGAGTCTTAAACTGGGCAACGTCCTGTCATCCCATTCATGCTCTGAAACTGTACAAGTGAACTCAACCACGTTCACTTGCTTAGATAGGCCATCCATTCTGAATGGGACTTCCCATGCTTATCCTACCCGTACATCAAAGCATCTACACAAGAACCTCTGGGAAGCCCTGTCTCAGGAGACCACCACCAGATGTTGGAAACAAGGAGAGACAAAGAGCTGTGGAACCATTATTGGTAGACAGATAATCATCCAGAAGGTGTAAGTGAAGAAATCCCAGCAACAGTTAACCTTTCTGGAGAATTGTCCCACATTCATATCCCAATGTGATAAGATCATCTTCATTGCCAGAATGGCCACTAATAGATGGTTCTTCGAAGAATGAAACTCAATCGCATTGTGAGAAATGTGGAGGTTAAAACTTTTAATTATAGGGAAAAATACTCTCTCTACCTCTACTCTCTGAGAACCAAGCTTCCAGAGGCATCCATTTCCAATCGGGGTAAGTAATGGAAATAACTAAGCCATCCAGCTCAAAGAAAGGCAGGATCATGGCTTGGGCTGATGGAGCACCATTTTGAAGGTGAAGTGCTGTGAGCTCCCTTCATTCCCAGCTTTCTGTTGGAATGCTGCGCTGCTCAGTATGAAGGAGGTTCCATTTGGGATACAGCCAGAGAGAGGCTGCTGGAGGGGCAGAGATTGGTGACTGGGAGAGATTGGTGACAGGGAGGGATTGGTGACTGGGAGGGATTGGTGACAGCGTATGAATCAATGGGTTTAGGGGTGGGCTGGGTGATATGGACCAGGTCTGCAAGGGGGTGGTGTCCACACCTTAACAGCCAATTCGGGAATGCCAGAAGCTTCTGCGACAGCAGCTCCTCCAGTGACACGTGAAAACACCACAGCATCAAGGAGTTGGAGAAACCATAAGTTGCGTGACCAAGTGAGCTGACAAGATAAGATTAACTCAATGATAGAACCTGTTCCTCCAATGGGTGCACCCACAGGGCTCTCAGCTAACTGCAAACTGGGAAACACAGTGGGTTACCAGAACCATGGATACTAACAACTTGGCCAATTACCAAACTTACCTATAAATTAGGAAGAGGAATCCAGCACTGATCAATGCTCATGGTCTCTGTAAGAACCCGAGCATGGACTCAAACCTCCAAAGGAAAGGGCTATCTGGAACCCAACCTTCCAGACTCAAGGTCACCCTCATATTAAATTCTTACAAAGCCAAAACAACAGGAGGCCGTAATTGATTCAGGCTCCCAATTGGGCTTCCAAAGACAGGATGCCTCCAGAAAGCTTCCTCAGGTTAAACTTGCAGAGAAGATTGAGAAAGATGAgactttgggaacagtgatgaGGGTGATTGCTTCAGGTTTGAATTCAGGATCACAAGGGCCGATGAAGATAAACACTCGAGACATGACCTCCTGGCACTCAGGGGAAGATGTGGCACTCAGGCACActaaccctccctccctcagaacCTAGATGCCTCTTAGGGATTGGGTGGGAATGGCTGAAGGTAATTCCACAGTTGTGAGGAAGCAGACACAGAGCCATAACAagcatcagtgctgggccctctactttttgtcatttacataaatgatttggatgcgagcataagaggtacagttagtaagtttgcagatgacaccaaaattggaggtgtagtggacagcggagagggttacctcagattacaacaggatctggaccaaatgggccaatgggctgagaagtggcagatggagtttaattcagataaatgcgaggtgctgcattttgggaaagcaaatcttagcaggacttatttacataatggtaaggtcctagggagtgttgctgaacaaagagactttggagtgcaggttcatagctccttgaaaatggagtcgcaggtcgatagggtagtgaaggcggctttcttattggtcagagtattgagcacaggggttgggaggtcatgttgcggctgtacaagacattggttaggccactgttgggatattgtgtgcaattctggtctccttcctatcagaaagatgttgtgaaacttgaaagggttcagaaaagatttacaaggatgttgccagggttggaggatttgagctatagggacaggctgaacaggctggggctgttctccctggagcatcggacgttgaggggtgaccttatagaggtttacaaaattatgaggggcatggataggataaataggcaaagtcctttccctgggatcggggtccagaactagagggcataggtttagggtgagaggggaaagatataaaagagccctaaagtgcaactttttcacacagagggtggtacgtgtatggaatgagctgacagaggatgtggtggaggctagtacaattgcaacttttaagaggctgggtgtatgaataggaagggtttggagggatatgggccgggtgctggcaggtgggactggattaggttgggatatctggtccgcatggatgggttggactgaagggtctgtttccatgctgtacatctctatgactctgtgactctacctGCGAATGCTCTCACTAATCACCCTCAACATAGGTGAGCCTGAGTGTGCTCAAGTCCCCTGAGGGTGGTGACCCCAAATATACTGGCACCATCTGGAGACAAATGACCCAGGACTGGGTTTATGTTATCAGAGGGCACAATGGGGGTCTCTGGTGAAGGATCACCAATACTAACTGATGTGCTTGGGAAAAGCAGCCCGATCCCTGCGCCAATCAGCTCAAACACCATCAAGGGTTTTCTGAAGTACTTCCAATGGTATAGTCAACTATGTAATTATAAAATAGACAGTTCACCACAACAAGTGCTTGGACCTTGAAGTGAACAGCAAAACTATAAAAGGTACCATAACAGGACACTGCATATCTTGAAGATTAGTCATAGAACTTGAGGATAATTGCAAACCTGAGCTACAAGGTGAAAATATAAATATTTATAAGGCTTTGATACTGATTATCGAAGAGTGAATTCCCACAACTGGTTCAAGAAGCTAATTTTATTTCTTTGTTTGACCAGAAATGTAAGATTGTTAAACACCAAGTGAAAATACTGATACTGTCATAGCTTGGTCCCAATTTGGGAACCTGTTGCACTGTTGGGTCTGCCCGAGATGTGATCTACCGGTGATCCATGTGTGGAGCCATTTATACAGATCATTACTAGAAATCTGCAttacagagctgagtatggtatATCAAGATACAGACAAAGGGACTACTGGACTACAAGTCAAGAACTGCTGGTTTCTTCAAGGACTTGCTGACCGTGAGAGTCCAATTTATGAAACTGTTGCTTGTGTGATGACAACAGATTTAAGCAACAGGGCCAGATTTCTTTGGAACCTGGCATTTCATGTTAATTGGATATATTTGTGCATGTTTAAAtgttaaagatttttttttgcccCAAAGTTGCTAAGGTATACACTGTAAACAAGTGCTGCAGGGGAACAGTgattgtcatagaatccctataatgtggaaataggcctttcagcccaacaagtccacattgactctcaaagagcatcccacctggactcactctcctccactatccctgtaaccctgcatttcccatgagtaatccacctaacctacacatctctgatcACGAcagttaatttagcatggccacctgacctgcacatcttttgtctgtgggaggaaaccagagcacatggaggaaatccatgcagacacggggagaattgcaaactccagacccaaggctggaatcgaacacgaatcccctggcattgtgaggcagctgtgttaaccactgagccaccatgctgccctaggAATTTTCGTATAACTTCCCGTCAACTGAGATGTAATTATAATCATTGTATTCAATGTCCATTCAGATATAGAGAATCAATaaggagagggaaagaaagattaGATGGAGAGGGAAAGCAAAACGACTAGAAAggcaaaggaaaaaaaaaaatttGAAGTCTCTTGAAACAATTGACAACCTGAAGGATTGAATTTCATTTCCAAGAATAAAAGGCTGATTGAAAATCAATAACAATAATACATAAAGTAAAGGGTACTAAACTTAACTGTGGTGGTTAAACAGACAAGTATGATATATCTTTGTATAAATCATAGGGAGGTGAAACATTCAATTCCCCTTTTGCAATTTATTTCGATTCACAAGATATTGTCCATTTCTCCTCACCATTTCTCCTCTGTTGGTTGGTTACGTGTGAttcaaatgtatttttttttatcAAACCTGGCTCAGTGTCTTCTTTGTGTACGTCAACTAATGTGCAGTAGCTGGTGACATATTTATCACATCAGGTAATCCAGTGGCCTTGGCTAATGGTCTGGGGACatgcagtcagttctgctataacatggcAGTTCCATTCTTGTGTTGTAAGGTAATCACATAATAGAAGTGTCATTCAAACTGATGGGGTCAGAATTGTTTTATAATCAATACACACTTTAAAActtcacgctttagaaacagtgtccccaatttgtgaATTGTGTTACCGTGAATCCATGTTAACGAAGCATGCATTACAGCAGAACGTCCTGCAGGTTCAAATCACAGCATGGCAACtgctggaatttaaattcaattcataaaatttgaaattaaagaagAACTGTTAATGTTTGTGGAATAGAAACCAGACTTAATGACTGTAAATGATGATGTGTTTTATTCATGGTTTATAGGGCAggcaatctgccatccttacctggtgtggtcGACATGTGACTTCACATACACAGCAATCTGGTTGATTCATAACACTGACCTCTGGAATGGTCTGGAAAGCCACTTAAATCAAGAGGGTCTGGGGATGTGCAACAAATGATGGCTTTGTCAGCCACATCCCATGGAAGAATAAGAAAATGTTTGCATAGAGAACTGCAGAGTATTGTCTGCATCAAAGGCCTGAGAAGTAATGACTGGAAAATGACAGAGGAGAAGAAAACACACAAGTCTCAAAATATTGAGAACACTTgcagcaatttgtttttaaaaaagtctaTTTTTTTCCTTAAATTTGATTTTTGTCAGGAATACTCAGCTGACGTTCTGCAAAGTTCCCTTGAATGATTTGATGTATTCCTTTTCTGACAGGCTTTGGTTTAAGAGTGCTTGCTTACAATAAGTGAAATTCAGAGAATGCTTTTGTTGCAGATTGTCAGTTCCCACAAACAAGACAGCCATTAATCAAGTTAATTAAAATGACACGAGATTAATATTCAAAGTGTGACACATACTTGATGATGTAATGCTGAAGATGATAAAAATCTTAACTAAGTCGATCAATTTGACAGAGCAAATCAGCAACCAATGAATGAACTGTGCAGTAGATCGAGAGGTTTCACAATTCATCCTTGGCAGGTGTCCCTGTCACCTCTCTTGAAAATAATTGCAGTGGCCACCTGCTACGGCTTTTGCATTTGCTGATTCAATAACTTTAAATGTTATTCCTCAATTTGCTGTGGGTCCAGGAGAAATTCTTCTGGAGATTTCACAATGTGGACATGTAAATGTAAGAGTTGTAAACCTTTCCACAATCCTGGAGTTCAGTATCTGCACTGTCCCACGTATTTGTCAAAAGTGCACCATCTGCTGTCGCAGGAAAGGACAATAGACAGAATTTTGTCATTGTTGTTGTGGCTTGAGCAATGACAGTAACGGTGGGAAACACAATGAGAATATCAAGCCCAGAATTGAGACATTGAGAAAGGCTTTTGTCAGTTTCCCCTTAAGCTTTAATGGAGAACTTCATAATCTCATTTCTGAGGATAATGAGATgtacaatacagaaacagaccccttcagtccaactcatccatactggcCCATTAATACCCCAGCTCACGTGATTTTTACACCACTTACTGTTTTCCTTTCCTTCCCCAAGGAAGTAAATGGCACCAATGATGATGATCTAATTCAGAGGAGGTAGCTGGTGGCTGCAGCTTACTGAATGTTTAGCCTGAGCATCATCCAACTGCTTCTTCACAATAAAGTCCTTATGAGCTCCATGGCCAAAATTCTCCTTGCCTCTTCGCCCACGCAAGTTGGCATCAGCTAATCACCGGCCTCACCTCATTATCACGGTGGTTCTCGAAATGGTCAGACACCACTTCAGTCTTTCAAAAACCTCCCTGTGGAGCTCTGGGATGTCTATGATTTGTATGCTTCTGTCAGGTCACTTTGCAGGTCTTGAAAGGACAATCCCAACAACCATAGCCCAGCCCTCTGATGTCCCACAACATGCTGACTTATTCCAGTAATCCCTGCACTGGGGGACTGACCATGGCCCATTCTCTGGCCTGCAAAGAAACAGAGTCCTGGACTCTGGTAGGATTGACTCCCTGGGCTGGAAGCAGGCCAGCTAGTGACTGACTGTGGCATTACCCCCTTATTAGCCATATTCCTCTTACTGGGCAGAATCCCCCTTGTTGAGCAGAGATCCCCTTGACCATGCTAAAGACTGTTCCTCTTAGATATTTGACATGGCTGTTTGGTTGAAGCTCATGAAGTGTGATTGCTGTGTGGGCTGCTGGGACATGCCGCAGTTGTGACATAGGGTCAGTTTAGCTTAGATAGCTGCTTTGTGACACAGTGTGATATTAAcaccatgggttcaattcctacgcTAGCTGAGCTTACCATGAAGGGTTCtgcttctcaacctttcccttcacttgaggtatggtgaccctcagattaaaccattTCTCGTTGCCTCtgcctaatgagagagcagccctgttATCTGGTAAGATTATGGCAACTTAATGATTTTAAAGTTGTGATATTGACGAAGTACTGTGTCACAGAGGGGCCTGTCCACCACCTTCACTGTTCAGTAACCCCCATCCATAACattctgcctgcctctccctctgaGCTAAAAAAGCAATGCAAGCCACAGAAGTTGGCAGCCTCCAAGTAATTTCAAAGCAAGTGAGCACCACAAAGGAAAGCTAAAAGCCGCAAGATGCATCCTGTACAGGTGCATGAGATATGTGTGTGTCCTTATGTGCAAAGTGACCGGCAGAGGCACAAAGCCTTTAGATGTCCTGAGCTACAAAGTGAAGTTCTCAAGGGTTGaagtggtgtgtgtgttggtggtgaggctggtgGATTGCCAGTGTTGACTGGGGCATGGATGAAGGGTTGAGGAGGATGATGTTCATGACACCTGTAGGGACATTGTGATGTAGTCAGAGCAATCAGGTGCCCATAGACGCAAATGGTAAGCTGATGTCACCAAGTAAATACTTAGaatttcatgtcaggaattagcACTACCTTATCTCTCTGGGAAAGACAGAAGTCAGGGTGAATCACATGACTAATGTGATGCAAATGCACAGAAATAAGGTAGTTGTCTCTCATCAAGAACATTCTGAACTCACCAGCTCAGTCTTAAGTGGAAACTTTGGAATATAATTTCTCAGTATTGCGATCCTGATTTTTTCATTTTCACAGTATATTCCCATCTTTCTCACCATTGCCAATGCTGATGAAAAGAGTGGAACATTCCACCCTACATTTCTCTATGCCCTTTATAAAACTGTTTCACAACTTAACAGATAGGCAATCACATGACTTATTTTCTGTGATTATAGCAGGTTTCCCACCTCTATTAAACTGGCAACGATGAACAAAATTAGTTTCCTCTTCAAACGCAAAGTGGATGGGAAATTCTAAGTTCCTGTAAGTGTACTAGAAGCCTTTTAATTTTGTTTAGATTTCCCTTACAACTTTGTCTTGTATCATTTCTCTAAGTTATTGATCTCCTTCCTTTCCTCTACACTTTCTCTCCCAGTCGATTCTTTCAGTTGAAGGATAGTTTGCCTTCCACAAGCATTTTCTTAAATTAATTCTGAAAACATGGACATCACTGGCAATTCCAGCATTTAGTGATTGCACCCATTGAACCTTGGTCCTCAATTAGCTCCAGTTAGAAAATTACACTCAAAGACCTATTCACTGGTCAACTCTTCACTCCGACCTCCAAGCTCAATATTGCCAATTCTTTTAAAAGTTTCAGCTTTACTTCATCATTTGAAGTAGGTGAAGGAACTTCAAGGTTGTTATGTAACAATAGCGAATTTATCAATAAATAATAAACAAGGTGATTTCCttaaattccaggagcagcaattagtgttttatatgctgttgcattgttttggaacttggaaaaaaaaagtcaaaacaacagcagttttaaaagagagaagaacagacaaagttagcacatggtgaggtcaatgtgggagagagagggagagagaaagaaacccacattgctaactgacagagttagcaattactgcctttgctgtagaattcatgtattgctgaacATCCGAGtatgtctgggaaaattaacaaacagtgaagttcagaagagttgccagaggatgtggtggaggctggtacaatttcaccatttaaaaggcatctggatgggtatatgagtaggaagggtttggagggatatgggccaagtgctggcaagtgggattagattgggttgggatatctgatcggcatggacgagttggaccgaagggtctgtttccatgctgtacatctccatgactctataacaatTAGTGTTTTACCAATTCAAAATTTGAAAATGCAACAAAATAGAACAGAAACAATAGAAAGAGCACAAAAAGCCAAACAACACATGACTAAAATATATTACAAGTGCATCACTGCATAAAATTGTGCTGTGATGCAAACAAGGAAGTCAGTTTGGTATTGCGTTTCTTCAGCTGTTGCTCTGAAATTGCCGGTTGCCACTTTTACAAAGAATTAAACAGTGCTACAACGATGAAAGTATTTCTGCTCCACACGAATCTCCTCACTCCATATCATCCTCTCGTATTATCCTATTCTCACTCATATCCAGCACTTCCATAAAGTCATCCATGCATTTCACTGTAAAAACTGAAATATCACTTTAAGACCAAAAGAAATAAAAACCATTAACTGATAGAGCAGTCAATcatatatttttaaatttatcAAAGGTTATACCTACTTATTTAATCAAGAAAATATGCTCATAACTCAACATGTTGAAAATTCCAACAGTTCTGCCATTAGCACTATTTTTCACTCACAGTTAGAAATCAGCAGCAGCCAACACTGAATCTAAAGCAGTACAGGCCCTGAGCTATGTAGCTAATTAGGATTTCAATGCTCCTCATAAATGATTTTTCCAGAGAGGAAAAGCATGTTTGAGACTGACAAGTTCTCCCAAAGCTATATTCTATATCAATTGACACCACAGCGCTAGTTATTGCACCTAGGCACTGAGCTGATTATTTTAATCAGAGTCATCCTGTTTACTATCCATCAGCACCAAAGCAACCTTTTGGGCATATCAGACAATACCAATGATTACTCAGTGAGCTTGGCATTCCAAGTTCGacagttggagagttcatttaaAAAAAGCTTGTTGCAGCAACGGTGGCTACTTCTCTCACTTTTCTCAGAAGGTTTTGCTGCAATGCTAATGAACAAAGCCAAATTTCAGAATGCAAACTTATTCCTCCTCAGAGCAAACAGCAACTTACAGCTGTCATCCTGAATTTGTCAGTGTAGAAGCTGAATTGTCTACTGACAGCAAAGAAACATTCTTCTTCAATGCATTTGTGTTGCCATAAAATGTGGCAGACATAACTATCTTTTTTACTGGGAAGAAAAATCAGAGCATGTTTGCAGCGTGGAAAAGGGGTCGTTCGGTCCATTGTGTTGTGCAAGGTCTTAGCAAGAACAATACAGAAGTTCACATCACAGTCCCCTAACTTTGCCTTGCGAATGAGCCTATAATCATGGCAGGAAGCTTGACCCCTCAGTACAGAGGTAACTGAGGCACATGTTGTACACTGTTTTTTGAAAATAACAATAATTTACACTTATGTAGTATCTTTAACACTCTCAAATATTCCAAGATGTTCTGCAGAGGTATCAGGAAAGGTGACCAATCACTTGTTTAATCGGTAGCTTTTACAAAGGCCAGTGGGGTAGAGAGATGCCAATGCTCACAGGCAGAATTCCAGAGCTTCCGACTTAGGCAGCTGAGGGCATGGATGTTTTGGGGAAGCAATTTAAAATGGTCATGTACCAAGATTTGAGAATTAGAGTGGCTTAGCAATCTTGGAAGACTGTAGGGGCTGGAAAAGGGTGCAGGGTTAACATGGGAGTTTGAGAGAATGGAGAAATTTGAAAGCAAGAGTGAACATTTTAAAATGCCAATGTTCATAGACCTGGAGTCAATgtaagtcatagagatatacagcactgaaacagaccctttgatccatcTCACGCTGttcaggtatcctaaattaatttagttccatttgccaacatttggcccatatccctctaaatctttcctattcatatactcatccagatttttttgtaattgtaccagcctccctcacttcctctggcagctcattccatacacgcaccaccctcggcatcaaaatgttgccccttaggtcccttttaaatctttcacctctcatcttaaacctgtgccctctagatttggattCCCCTACTCTCTGTGTTGGAAGGTACAGACAGCACAGAGACTAGCTGCATGAAATATgtgagggttggaggattttctattttccctttttgATTGCCAATGTCCCAAGAACTGCCAAGAATGAAGAAGTGGAAAAATTAAGAGCTCATGCtgatatgatttttttttctggaacAGATTAGCAATTAGCCACATTGCAATTAAATCACTGTGATAAAAAGTCATATTTTGTCGTCAAAACTACAGGAGTTTTCGAGATGTTTTAATTACTCAGCACATTTCAAGAGCTGTGAACATATGTGTCTGATTTAAGTTACTTGTGAAACTGTAACAGTTGAACTGTTAAAGGCACCAAACATGAATATGTACACATTGTGAAACAAAATCACTGAAAATTCAAACTGACTGTTCTCACAACTGGTGAAATGAGTATTGTCACTTATTATTCTTCTCGAAGTGCTTTATTATCATCCTTGCAATTGTCAAAAGTAGGATGGCTCAGAAAGTAATGCATTCCAACAATTAGAGCATCTATTGTCAGAGTTCCATAGTGGATTTTCCAAGTTCAAGCATCTGGCATGTATGAGAAGTTTAATATTGTTAATAAATTGTGTGAGAGAGCTGGTGGAATAGCAGGCCTGAGCCTGGGGCTCGTCTGCTCCTGTCTGCTTTCTTTTTCTCCTTTTGCTTTTCTTCTTTTGTGTTggctctttttcttttcttctttaaaGCCCGGAGAATGGCGGGAGAATGAGGAGGCTGCCGGTGGCATGCTGTACGTGAGTGGGATGGCGGAGGACCCCAATGTCCGGTGGCCGTGTTTGGAGGAACGTCGGATGGGGACCAGGCGGGATGGAACCCATGCATCCCCAGGCCCACGGCTTGAGCTCGGACATGGTGGTCATGATTGTGGTGGCAGCAGAGGTCTGTAACTGAGGCCCCAGAGGCCATTACAGAGATCCCAGCCGATGC of the Chiloscyllium punctatum isolate Juve2018m chromosome 25, sChiPun1.3, whole genome shotgun sequence genome contains:
- the LOC140495613 gene encoding uncharacterized protein, giving the protein MIQYFVCFLTAAVFCSLGAAPSLCKVTKNHNLTQQVCNKRSMMKKKLHYSLSCSLMPSQMKKKWVVSSQPLNDMDNGHCLASAGISVMASGASVTDLCCHHNHDHHVRAQAVGLGMHGFHPAWSPSDVPPNTATGHWGPPPSHSRTACHRQPPHSPAILRALKKKRKRANTKEEKQKEKKKADRSRRAPGSGLLFHQLSHTIY